Proteins co-encoded in one Garra rufa chromosome 7, GarRuf1.0, whole genome shotgun sequence genomic window:
- the lsm3 gene encoding U6 snRNA-associated Sm-like protein LSm3: MADDAEQQQTTNTVEEPLDLIRLSLDERIYVKMRNDRELRGRLHAYDQHLNMILGDVEETVTTVEIDEETYEEIYKSTKRNIPMLFVRGDGVVLVAPPLRVG, from the exons ATGGCGGACGACGCTGAGCag CAACAAACCACCAACACCGTAGAAGAGCCTCTGGATCTCATCCGGTTGAGTCTGGATGAGAGGATCTACGTGAAGATGAGAAACGACAGAGAGCTGCGCGGCAGACTACAC GCATATGACCAGCACTTAAACATGATCCTCGGAGATGTTGAAGAAACAGTGACGACTGTAGAAATCGATGAGGAGACGTATGAGGAGATTTATAAG TCGACGAAGCGGAACATTCCCATGCTGTTTGTTCGAGGGGATGGAGTTGTGTTGGTGGCTCCGCCGCTGAGGGTCGGATAA